From the Diospyros lotus cultivar Yz01 chromosome 13, ASM1463336v1, whole genome shotgun sequence genome, one window contains:
- the LOC127788417 gene encoding probable apyrase 7, with amino-acid sequence MMFSKIAEFVSAAINHSSSPKSSTLPYVSSGLSPPTNSVHGYGFANSGQKNSMRFSSSLQDFSTYHHLDQEGGDLNSGIDGDLKNAKQGYFSHNRGSGASSFSKEKAPSGSPRARKKWMRTIMVLVCLLLFASLIYMLQLYYSNWSKGTSKYYVVLDCGSTGTRVYVYQVSVNYNNNGSLPIFLRSLPEALQRKPSSESGRAYNRMETEPGFDKLVHNVSGLRKTIQPLIRWAEKQIPKHAHKTTSLFLYATAGVRRLPISDSQWLLNNAWSILKSSPFFCRREWVKTISGTEEAYYGWIALNYHTRVLGAIPKKTTFGSLDLGGSSLQVTFESKEQLHNETSLKLSIGPVNHHLNAYSLSGYGLNDAFDKSVFYLLKKLPKTNNVDLASGNIEIKHPCLQSGYKDKYFCSHCASAYQEGGSPSSSAKILGKGGKPGITIQLIGAPKWEECRELAKVAVNLSEWSDQSPGIDCELQPCALTHNQPRPYGQFYAMSGFFVVYRFFNLSSDAALDDVLEKGHGFCEKSWDIAKKSVKPQPFIEQYCFRAPYIVFLLREGLHISDSQLIIGSGSITWTLGVSLVEAGKAFSARKELHRYEILQMRINPVILLAILFGSLLFLICALSFIGNSLPRLFRRPYLPLFKHNSASSASVLTPFRFQIWSPINSGDGRVKMPLSPTVADAQQRPFGSGHGFSGSGIQLAESSSLYPATGSRVSHSYSSGSLGQMQFDNSSMGSFWSPHRSQMRLQSRRSQSREDLNSSLVEAHLAKV; translated from the exons ATGATGTTTAGTAAAATTGCAGAGTTTGTATCTGCTGCTATAAATCATTCATCGTCCCCAAAGTCTTCTACTCTGCCCTATGTCTCATCTGGACTGTCACCTCCAACAAATTCTGTTCATGGCTACGGTTTTGCAAACTCTGGACAGAAGAATAGTATGCGATTCTCATCTTCTCTCCAAGATTTTTCCACTTACCACCATCTTGATCAAGAAGGAGGTGATCTTAACTCTGGAATTGATGGGGATTTGAAAAATGCAAAACAGGGTTATTTCTCACATAATAGAGGAAGTGGTGCGTCAAGTTTTTCAAAGGAGAAGGCACCATCAGGAAGTCCTCGCGCACGAAAGAAGTGGATGCGTACTATCATGGTTCTAGTTTGCCTTCTGTTATTTGCTtctcttatatatatgttacagTTGTATTATTCCAATTGGTCTAAAGGAACTTCCAAGTACTATGTTGTACTGGATTGTGGTAGCACTGGGACTCGAGTTTATGTATATCAGGTGTCTGTAAATTACAATAACAATGGCAgtcttcctatttttttgagATCACTACCAGAAGCACTCCAGAGAAAACCTAGCTCAGAAAGTGGGCGAGCTTACAACAGAATGGAGACTGAACCTGGGTTTGACAAATTGGTGCACAATGTCTCTGGCTTGAGGAAAACAATACAGCCACTAATTCGGTGGGCTGAGAAGCAAATACCGAAGCATGCACATAAGACCACTTCTCTGTTCCTTTATGCTACAGCAGGGGTGCGCAGGCTACCAATTTCAGACTCGCAATGGCTTCTTAATAATGCATGGTCCATTTTAAAAAGCTCACCTTTCTTTTGTCGGAGAGAGTGGGTTAAAACTATTAGTGGCACGGAGGAAGCATACTATGGATGGATAGCTTTGAACTACCACACTAGGGTTTTGGGAGCTATTCCAAAGAAAACAACATTTGGTTCACTTGACTTAGGTGGTTCATCCTTGCAGGTTACTTTTGAGAGTAAGGAGCAATTGCATAATGAGACGAGTTTAAAGTTGAGCATTGGTCCCGTTAACCATCATCTCAATGCCTATTCACTCTCAGGGTATGGTTTGAATGATGCATTTGACAAGTCCGTGTTCTATCTTCTCAAGAAACTTCCAAAAACCAATAATGTAGATCTAGCAAGTGGAAACATTGAGATCAAACACCCTTGCCTGCAATCTGGTTACAAGGATAAATATTTCTGTTCTCATTGTGCTTCAGCTTACCAAGAAGGTGGGAGTCCTTCAAGCAGTGCAAAAATTTTGGGTAAAGGGGGAAAGCCTGGGATTACCATCCAGCTCATTGGTGCACCAAAATGGGAAGAATGCAGGGAGCTTGCTAAAGTTGCTGTCAATTTGTCTGAATGGTCTGATCAAAGTCCAGGAATCGATTGTGAGTTGCAGCCCTGTGCTCTTACTCATAATCAGCCTCGTCCATATGGTCAATTTTATGCAATGTCTGGTTTCTTTGTGGTGTATCGCTTTTTTAACTTGAGTTCTGATGCGGCACTTGATGATGTGTTAGAGAAGGGTCATGGTTTTTGCGAGAAATCTTGGGACATTGCAAAGAAAAGTGTTAAACCTCAGCCTTTTATAGAGCAGTATTGTTTTAGAGCGCCATATATTGTGTTCCTGTTGAGAGAGGGCCTACACATTTCTGATAGCCAATTGATTATTGGTTCTGGAAGTATTACTTGGACTCTTGGGGTGTCCCTGGTTGAAGCTGGGAAAGCATTTTCAGCCAGAAAAGAGCTTCACAGATATGAAATACTCCAGATGAGGATAAACCCAGTCATTCTTCTTGCCATTTTGTTTGGTTCACTTCTTTTCTTAATTTGTGCATTATCATTTATTGGCAATTCGCTGCCACGATTGTTCCGCAGACCATATCTTCCCCTTTTCAAGCATAATAGTGCATCATCTGCCTCTGTCCTCACGCCTTTCCGTTTTCAGATTTGGAGTCCTATAAATTCAG GGGATGGAAGAGTTAAGATGCCACTAAGTCCGACAGTTGCAGATGCCCAACAGAGACCTTTTGGCTCGGGACACGGTTTCAGTGGCAGCGGCATCCAGCTCGCTGAATCTTCTTCCCTGTATCCGGCAACTGGCAGCAGGGTCTCGCATAGTTATTCCTCAGGAAGTTTGGGTCAAATGCAATTTGACAATAGTAGCATGGGCTCATTCTGGTCCCCTCACAGAAGTCAGATGCGTCTTCAGAGTAGGAGATCACAGTCTCGAGAAGACCTCAATTCTTCTCTTGTTGAAGCACACTTGGCAAAAGTTTAA